The sequence aGGTGACGCTGCTTCCGTCCTACCAGGGTCTCCACAGAGCACAGCCGGCCTGGCTCACACCTTTGCTGGAGCTGACCTGATGGAGCGGTGAGCCCGGAGGGGAGAGGGTGCAGGGACTGTGGCTGGTCCTGCTGGACGCCTGCAGGCCCTGGAAGTGGCTGAGCAGCCGCCTGTGGGCCTGAGTCTGGACCTCACAGTGGGACAGGAAGCTGACGGCCTCCTGCACGCAGCAGGAGTAGCCGTCGCCGGCCGACATCAGGCCAGAGGTCATGcttgcctgctgctgctgcttctgctgctgccagcCCCTCAGATAGGACACAGCCATCTCCAAGATGTCAGCCTTCTCTTGCTTGGAGTCGGGCTGCTGCCTGAGGAACTCAGGACTCAGCAGGGATTTCAGCTGCTCGATGCTGGTGTTGATGCGATCTCTGCGCAGTTTCTCCACCATTGGCTTTCTCAGCTGaaaatgagagggaaaaaacattTAGTCCACttgaatattggatttttttcaaattatatGAACACAATTCAAAAAGGGAGTTAAGTGAATTCATAGAAATAGTTCTTACCTTATGAGCTGGAGTCAGGTGTTCCTTAGAGAAGTTTGCTTGTCCAAAAACAGTGGGTGCCATAGCTGTGAGTCAGAGTTGTTCTGCTCGGTTCGAAGAGCCAGTTGAATCTGAGCTgccttctcctctgcctctgcccTGTATTTATACACCCAAATCTCCATATGAATGTGTGGGTCTTGGGCTTGTTGGAGTTTCTCACAGTCCCCCGGCCAATGAGAGCGCTGGGAAGGGCTTTGAGGAACGCAGGGCTGCCACATGCTCAATGAAGTGTTTATAGCCGTGGGGACAATGAGTGTGTCTCCGGGGAGCAGGTGGAGGAATAGACTGCGAGAGAAAGAGCCCGGGGTGGGGTGgcgggggagggaggagggggtgt is a genomic window of Thunnus maccoyii chromosome 4, fThuMac1.1, whole genome shotgun sequence containing:
- the LOC121896177 gene encoding transcription factor HES-5-like, which encodes MAPTVFGQANFSKEHLTPAHKLRKPMVEKLRRDRINTSIEQLKSLLSPEFLRQQPDSKQEKADILEMAVSYLRGWQQQKQQQQASMTSGLMSAGDGYSCCVQEAVSFLSHCEVQTQAHRRLLSHFQGLQASSRTSHSPCTLSPPGSPLHQVSSSKGVSQAGCALWRPW